GCAAGAACATGATAAACTCAACAGAATGAAAACAATATTTCTTTTAGCAGTGTAGAGGGGGAAACTCActttgaaaaatgtgtatttgacCTAAAGGGATGGGATAACTTCTTGAAAACTGCGTTATGGTTATCTTTAACTTAATTTGCACTTCTTCTTTGGCTTTAGCTGTATAGTTTTATTCCCCCATGCAGCTTTGCCGAATGTCTTCAAAGTGGAAATTTTTTGCAGCATCACTGTCATACCTAGCCACTGCAGTGATGCTGTCACTAAAAGTCAAtccactccctccctcccaccctgccatCTGTTTCCTTACAGATCTCTTTGGGGGATGCACTCATCACTGCTGGAGCCCAGCTGGTGGAGCTGGACCTGAGTGACAATGCTTTTGGGCCAGACGGTGTGCGTGGCTTTGAGGCACTGCTGAAGAGCCCCACATGCTACACCCTACAGGAACTCAAGCTCAATAACTGTGGCATGGGCATTGGGGGTGGCAAGGTAAGGGTTGTCTCCTTTTTGGGAATGAGGTCAGAGTGAGGACTTGGCTTCAGACTGCCCTACACGGAATTGCAGAATGGTTGACGTTGGAAGGGAGATCTTTGGTGATTGTCTAGttcaactcccctgctcaaggcAACCaggccaggttgctcagggctgtgtctagtcaggttttgaatatctcaaaggatggagacttcacaggCTTTCTAGATAGTCTATCCCAGTGTTTAacaaccctcacagtaaaaaagggttttttgtgtttaaatggaattttctctGCATCAGTTTGTGTCTGACTCTGCCTTCTTTACACCACCTTCTCCCCCCATCCTGTTATTCTGGCTGTTCTTACACACGGATAAGATCTCCCCCAGAGCCTTTTCCTCTCCAGCCTTAATAATCCCAGTGCTCAGCACTCTCCCAGTATGTAAAATTCTCCAATTCTTAATCACCCTTGGGACCCTTTGCTGGACTCGCCCCAGCctggaactggacacagtactcagACGCATTTCACAGGGCTGAGTAGAGGAGAGGGATCACTTCGCTTGACCCGCTGACAATGCTTTTCCCAAGGCAGCCCAGTAGACTTTCTTTGCTGCAAGCACATATTGCTAGCTCATAGTCAACTTCTCACCCACTAGGAccccccaggttcttttctgctaAGCTATTTTGCCCCCAGTTGACCCCCAGCTTATGCTGGtacatggggttattcctccctaTTTGCAGGACTTCATATTTCCCTTTAAGCTTAATGAGATTCTTGTTGGCCCATTTTTCCAGTCTCAAGATCCCTTCCCTCTACATGTTTTCATGGATAAATTTCTGAAGTATGAAAAACTCATCTGTTTTTCCAGGATAGGAAAACAGTTCTGTCCTAAACATTAGATTCCATGTCAAGAGAGCTAGTAGCCTTGGATTTGAGAGAACAGTATTACCAAGCCTAGCACTGAAGGGATGCCTGTTGGATGAAGCAGAAAACTGGGACTAACTGTGGTTATCACTAAGACCCTATATGTTTGCCTGTTTAAGAATCAAATGTTCTTAATGGGGTTAATGTGTTCTAGTGTTGCAAAATTATCACTTCTTGCCTAAGACTGTAGTGTGCAAGTGTTTTAGTTACAGGCAGTTTTATTGTATACCCTACTGTAGTAGCAGGTACATTTCAGTGGTGACCGAAGTATTTCCTGAGAGCTAGATATACAAACCACATTTGGATTCCTTCAGAATGATTGCTGAGGTAGTATAAACTGCTTGTTTTATCTTTAGATATTGGCAGCTGCTCTGAAAGAGTGTCACAGGAAATCAAGTGCCCAGGGCAAGCctcttgctttgaaaatatttgtggCTGGCAGAAACCGTCTGGAGAATGACGGTGCCACTGCCCTGGCTGAAGCCTTTGGGGTAAGTACCAAACCAGAACTTCTTGACAGCAAATTGGAGCAAGGTGTGCTTAAGTGCTGATGTTAAAAATAATGCACACAAAGCTTGCCTCAACTTGGAGGCAGTGGCTGGTTGTTGGTTCGCTAAAGTCGCGATGTTGTTTGCTGCTGAAACTGGAGTCTTCCACAAGTGCAAGTAGAATTGATGACTGAATGTTTCTGTGACCTAAGTTTCCAAACACATAATTAATACTTGAGGGAGAAATAGGCATCTCCTGAGTAATTTAATAGTAGTCttattccttctcctccctctgtgCTAATGGAGGTTATCTGGCATGGGGGTAGGTGTACCAGCTGACCTCTTGAGTGCTTCTTTGCCTAGTTGTTCAATCATCTGGCAAAAGCAACCTAGTGTTTTCACTAGGATCATCCTGTGAGGGCTCTAAATGCTGCCTAGCTTTCTCTAGCTGTCACTGGCCAACTTGCATTTTTCTTGGAGGAAGAGAATTCATGGTGGTTGGGGCCACctaattcccttttctttcctccattgcTGCTAAAAGCAACTTCTGTATTATAATGCATATTGTCAGGTATATTAACAATGATATTGCAGGttataggtttttctttttataaagagcTGTCTGGATGTGATTTTGAATAATCAGTAATCATGGCAAAAATAAGACTACTTAAATACTTGAGAGGCACATAACAAAGTGATTCATGAGGAATTCAGACTGAATGGCAATACCAAAATGGGATTCATTACTGTGTTTTGTGACATGCTGTTTAGTCCATAAAGAGTGTTCATACTAATTTTCTTACAGGTTTGCTTCTGCAGTCAGGGCAAAATGTAGATCTTAATTAGAATAATACTGTGTCCAGTGGTGTTGCTGGGTCTGTTTCAGTGTTGTTGAACCACAGGTGAAGAACTCTTGTTTTAAGGTATCTAGAGCAGGCACGCTAGGAGGATGCTACTTGTGACTCTTAGAATCAGGGCTTTGTGTTAATCTGACACTGCCATGAGCCTGCAATTTCACTTAGATTTGTGACATAATTGCTGGTAAATAATTCTATGTAGAAGAACTAATGGAGTTTTGagttggggaaaaataattttaagcaaatCCTAAAGAGTGAAACGCTATACTCTTGAGTTGAAGTATGTCTCCTAACAGCTTTTTTTCATCTGCATCCTTTCCCAGATCATCGGGACTCTAGAAGAGGTCCATATGCCACAGAATGGAATTAACCATCCTGGCATCACGGCACTGGCCCAGGCCTTTGCTATCAACCCACTGCTTAAGGTTATAAACTTGAATGACAACACCTTCACAGAGAAAGGAGCTCTGGCCATGGCAGAGGTGAGTTGTTCTAAGCAGTTGCTTTGGCTTTGTCTTCTGCTTCCCAGTCTCCTCAAATGTAGTTAGCATTAGCACCTCTGGGTTGGTGGAGCCACATGCCATGCTGCCATGGGAAAAATGACCTTCCAGGAGTGATAGGACATTCATTTACTTGCATGTCTATACCTTCAAATTTGTGCTGTTTTGCAGACTCTGAAGGCGCTTCGGCAGATTGAAGTGATCAACTTTGGAGACTGCCTGGTGCGTTCGAAGGGTGCTGTTGCTATTGCTGATGCTGTTAAAGAAGGGCTTCATAAATTAAAGGTATTGTCTTCTTGCTGTTcagctttgaatttcttttgaaaatgcctAGTTTCccatttcctgtttttctgacCATTTTCCTACCACTACTGATTATTTTAAAGTGGGATTCACTTCAGTGCAGGCTCTGCTATCACAACTCAAAAGCAATGAGCTGTATTGTAGATCAGTGCCATTGCCACATCCAGCTAAGGCTGGTCTACATGGAGGTGTACCAGTGATCTGTTTAGACTCCGCTCGATGTTTTTGAAGCTGCTGGTTCAACTCAGCAAGTGCTATTCAAGAAATCTGGTAATGGAAGTAGCTGCTTTTAGAACCTCTCAGAGGGTCATGAGCGGGGACTGAGATGTTCCTCTTCATGAACAGCTTGTAATCCCTTCAGCATTTCAGAGTTCATACCGTTAACGCTTTTTCTTTGTTACGGCATGTATCAAAGGTCcaaatatttttagtttgttgttctttttttttttcttttctttttttttttttttttgcaataccaCAACACACTACATCAGTATTTGCACACAATGTTCTAGACAGGCCTAAGTCCAGTCAGTAATGTAAGTAAACTCGGATCTCTAGAAACACCTGCCATGAGTCACAACTGCACTGGGACAGATGCTGAACACATAATTCCTAATCTTGCAAGCTTACAGTCAAAGACAAAAATTTAGCTGAGTgctaatatttatttatgtatatgaACCCGATACAGAAAGAAGTAGGTGCTTTGTAGTGTGAAATCCCTTGCTCAGGCTTCTGCTGATTCTACTGGAACTTATGTCTGAATCTCCCAGGAAGACTTAAGTGAGGATTGTAATGGGGGTATTGAGATGAACCGCCAGAAGTTAAATCCTTTTTTCTAGAGCAGAAGTGGTTAAGGGAGGGTAGCATGAAGCAATTGCAGATGATTCATTCTCTTCAAGGACTGCTTCCCTTTTGCTGTTAATATTAAATCTCTTCTCAGGAAAGGATTGATTGAGCACAGCATGTAATGGTGGGGGATGGTGCCTGGCTGTTGAATAACTTTACTCTTACTAGTCTGTCCACACTGTTTCTCTGCTGGCTGTGTTTATCAGAAGTAGTACCACTCATAGTTTGTCTTTTGAAGGCCTTAACTTGCAATGTAAGTGTTCAAAAGCAAATGTGCCATCCATTTAGTATAGTAGCTACCCTTCTTCAGTAAGACTTACTGATGTGTGAATTCTGGAATGCTCTTTTGACCCTTGAATAAGTGAAGATCTCCAGTCAGCTGTTTGCTAAGCACTGAAATGTCTGCTACCTTTTAGGTGAGCAGTCAGAATGGTCTGGTCTCTGTAACTATTCTAGTAAAGTGGTTACCTTCAGTAGTGCTGCTCTTAACAATAGTATGTTTCAAAATGCCCCTTTCAGGTATATGAAGTAGGAGTATGTGTCAGgttttatttccaattaaaaatactttttttttttttttggctaagagCCTCTTCAAATGAGGTTCTTTCCAGAACACTTGTGAGCACATGAAGCTTATGGAGATGATAGATGTTAATAGGAGTTCTGCAAACAAATGTTCTTCTGCTTCTTAGGAACTGAATTTATCCTTCTGTGAGATCAAACGAGATGCTGCCCTGACTGTTGCTGAAGCTATTGAAGATAAAGCAGAGTTGGAGAAGTTAGATCTCAATGGTATGTAAGTTTGCTAGATCAAAGTATGTCTAGTCTGATCCCAGCTAGAAACCACTAGGAAGAATATTGACAGTATCACATATTCTAGTCTTGCAATTGTCAGCGTTTAAAAATGGTACTCTGAGAGTAGCTGAACTTGGATGACCTCGGGACAGGAAGCAGTTATATCCGGAAAGTTTTCTCAAGCCATGAACTCAGTTAATAGTTAAAGTTAAGCAGTTTCAGTACATCTCGTAAGGTGGAAAGATTAAACTGATACCTATACCTGTTTTcagtaaaactttttaaaatttttcattgtgATCTCAGATATTTCATATTTGCAAACAAAAACCTCTGTGCATATCTCTGCAGAAGAGTGGGAGAACTTTGACTAGTGTTGGCCTTTGCTGTTCATACTTTGGGTCACTGTGTTTCAGTGGTACTGTGCTGTGTGCCCTTGTTTTAGAATCGCTGAGAAGAAGAGCTGTTTATAGAACTAGAAGGAAGTCTCTCAAAGACACTCTGAAAAATTAGGGGGTTTGTTTCTCTCAAACCATTGTGTAACGCTGCTGAAATTTGTTTAACGACTGCTTGATTCTGATAACTGAAGGCTGCATTGCTGCCTCTAAGGTGTTGTTTAGAAATGACTGATAACTGATCAATTTGAGAAATAAGAGATAGACGAGAATCTATAGTGAAATCCTCAAGAACAAACTTGTGTGCATCTGTTAAGTCTACTCGCTTTCCCCATCAACCTAGGTAACTGTCTGGGAGAAGAGGGATGTGAGCAACTCCAGGAGATCCTTGAAGGCTTCAATATGGCAGCTGTGCTGGGATCTTTGAGGTAAGCAGGGTACCAGAGTTTAAATCAGAAATTTTCCGACAATTTTCATCAACACTTTCATTCAcctatctgttttaaaataagaactgTAACATTCCAGATGGATGTTGTTTTCAGTGTGCCGTGTGGAGCACCATTAGGGGATTCCATAAGCAGGATAAGCCTTGTGTCTCGTTTTCATCGATGGACTTATCTTAGTCTTAGTTACTAATTGCATTCCTCGCTCTTTGCTTGCTGTTGTCGACTGAGTGACTGAAGCCTGAGTGTCCTCTTAATGTGTTGTAGACGGAGATGTACTTCTTGCAGTAAGACTTGAGGGGAGGctgcttttttgttcttgaaaaaatgttttgagttcTGGTGTACAGGAATTGCAAGTGTGCAATTAATGTAACATGTAACACTCAAACCTTAGTGATgatgaaggggaggaggaggaggatgaagaggaggaggaggatgaagatgaagaagaggaggaagaggaagaacagcaaCAGCTGAAGGAGAGAGAACAGGGAGAACAGGAGTCACTGACTCCTAAGAAGATAATTGATTCACAGGTAAGATAACCACCAGATGCATTCCTGCTTCCTCAGCTGGAGGAGACTAAAGGAGGAAATGAGATCTGGAGCGAGTCTGAACTTGGAGCGCTGGCAGGCGTTCACATTCCTGCGTGGGTTGGCACTGTAGTAACAGTCAGGGAGATAACATGCAGGAAATAAAGAAAACGGATGACTTGGAAACATGTTTTGTTAaagtgtgcatgtgcacacatgcatggaGAAAAAGACTGAGTAGCGGTTGTAACAAACATGGGTAGAAAAAGTCTTCCTATGTCCAGAAAACTGTGGGAACCTTGTTCATGCAATGCCATGCAGTCGTGCTAGCATATGCTGGCTATTCCAACTCTGGGCTCATTCCAGCCTCAAATAGTTTTCAAATAGAACAAATCCTGACCTGATGTACCTGTGTCCTGACCTGTCCTATGTACCTTTGCCACTGAACCAATTTATTTACTTCCAAGAGTAAACCTGAGATGGATTCTGCCCGTTTCAGGATTCAACTCCAGTGCCATCTCCTCCCGTGGACGTTACCACGTTCCTTGCTTTCCCATCACCAGAGAAGTTGCTGCGACTAGGACCAAAGTGCTCTGTGCTGATAGCTCAGCAGGTGGGTGAGCCAGTTGTCTTCTGTGCTTGATTCTCTCTCAGAACCATATAATTCCCAGAGGTGATAACTTTCTCTCTTGAGACCTAGATTTGCATCTTCTCCCCAGTGATCCTGAGGAACCTTATGGAAGCAGATGATGCAGTTAACACTTATACTGGCACCAGAGCTGCTACGCAGAGTAACTTTGTTTCACAGTGTTGCTTATGCCTTGTGTTACGGCCAAGGCAAAACTGATGTCAGTCAGCTGAAGGCTGTAATTCTTGTCACAGCCCTAGCAAAGATCCATCTTTTGTAGCTGGTTAGCAGTGAACTGAATGGCCcctgatctttttattttttttcttgcctttcagaCAGATACATCTGATGTAGAGAAAGTAGTTACAACTCTCCTAAGGATATCCTCGGTCTTCAAAGATGAAGCCCCAGTGAAAACAGCAGTGCATGAAACAACAGGTGACTGGGCCTTTCTTCACTTCATGGTGTGACCTGCTTCAGTGTCAAGGACACCAGTGCGATGCAGAGGAAGGCCCCTGTGGGCCAGGCCGTTGGACTGTTTGTCCCTGGCAGCAGGAAACCCAAGATAACAAAGTACCAAACTGTGTCATGCTGTTGTGTGGAGTGAAAGTAGAGATTCATTCTGAACTTAGCATATCTTGTGCTTCCAGAATATTGGTCCTGAGGGACCCAGAAAACAGTTGAACAAGTTTTCTCATTGTGTTCTCATTCCTTTTGATTTCAAATGAAAGGTGAATTCTTGCTGgctttcaaaaaaatgtaagGCTCTAACGCTTGCTGCTCTACTTCATCTGATCATatttatatgcatgtgtgtacataGCATGCATGTTCAAATGCATTGAGCAGAGCATTTTGTGATGCATAGGACTGAGGTCAAATTATATCTGAAGCTTAGCAGTGTgcgaattttggggttttttttggcattttttgtggttggttggttttttggtgtttttttttcttttcctttgtatcaGACCTTATCCTAAGGACTTGGGTTTTATCTGTCTGGGTGTTTCAGAGGTTATACCTAGTCCCTGCGGAGACGACTGTAATCTTAGCAGATACTACCTCCCAAAACTCTTTTAACAGCTGGTGTTCCCTGAGGTCCTGTATGATCAATCTTGATCTTAAAATCTGTAACAGCATCCCTTTCTGTATTGTTTAATatgatgcatttatttctttttagatgCCTTGATGAGAAAAGCCTTCACTTCTGCCACATTTAATTCGGATGCATTCATCACAAGCCTCTTGATCCACATGGGACTACTTAAGGTGAGGAAGCAGGAAAGAGTTAAGTTATGGTCTGTTTAGCCTGTTGAAGACCAGACTGGCTGGGTTTTGGGTAATTACGTTGCCATGGAAGCAGCTGGGTGCCTGTGCATGCCTGATGCCCAGGGACAATGGAAGTCTGCAGGTCCAGCAGAAATTGCAAATTGCAAGGTTGCATTAGGATGAAGGAGGTGTCAGCTGTTTGTACCTCTTCTGCTTAATGTGCTCTGCATTCTCAATCATCCCCTAAAGGTAGGGAGGGTCAGGTAAGGAAATAGTGCTGTTGCTGGACTATGGTGTCTGTAAAAAGCCATGTCCAGGAGTCTAATCTACAATATTATTAGTTAATGTGGTCCTTTAGGGCACCTCTTAGTAGTTTGGCTGAAAAACATATATCCAACTACTCATGCTAGATCAGTAGCATTCAACTTCATGCTTTGGAGTATATTTGCCAAATACTAGTGTTAAATATGTAGTTACAGGGAATAAACTTTCCTGTGAGAAAAGATGGAGGGTCAGTAGGAAACCTGCAAATTGCATTAGAATAGCTGTAGCTTTACTTTGAGTGAGATGACTGGGGAGAGGTTCTGTCTGCAAACTTAAGAAGCACCTTTGCCTACTTGTGCTACAAGGATTAATGTTTCTCACTGCCTCAAGCCCTAAAAGCTGAGAATGGACACTTGGACCAAGGCAATTCTAAACCACAGAATAGCCGTAATGTATGTTATAGCAGCCTGCTCTTAATTAGGTTTATGGATTTCCTTCTGGTAATATCCAGCTTGGGGTACAGACAGCTGTTGACATGCTTGGATACATCTTAATTTCCTAAAAATCAGTTTAGACTTTCCCTGTGTTCATTGGACATTGGACCAACACTGAGCTTCCCACTTCTCAGACAGGTCAACAGAACCCGAGATGTCTTTTTGTTCTGCAGATTGCTTGTTTCGGGGACTACCACCTACTTCTTACCCATACAGAAAATAGCAAATATGCATGAGGCGCAAAGCACAGAGTTGTGCTCCAGAAGAACTCCTTCAGGCCAGGAAGTGGCATTGATAATAAAGCCCTTGAGGATCAGCCAGCTGATTGTCATCTGTGATATAGAGGATTGCTGATGAATTAGGCATATGTGGAGAGGGAGCAGCTTCCATCATTTTCTGTCCCACATAGCTGGAAGCACACGAGCAACAGATACTCTTAGCACCATGAACTCCAAGACCATACACGGAGGAACACAGGTCTAGATCCTGTCTATAGAATGAAGGGCTTTAGTTGAAATGGCActggagaaataaatgaaaac
This genomic interval from Calonectris borealis chromosome 1, bCalBor7.hap1.2, whole genome shotgun sequence contains the following:
- the RANGAP1 gene encoding ran GTPase-activating protein 1 isoform X3 → MASEDITKLAESLAKTKVGGGQLSFKGQSLKLNTAEDAEEVIKQIEEFDGLEALRLEGNTVGVEAAKVIAKALEKKSELKRCHWSDMFTGRLRSEIPPALISLGDALITAGAQLVELDLSDNAFGPDGVRGFEALLKSPTCYTLQELKLNNCGMGIGGGKILAAALKECHRKSSAQGKPLALKIFVAGRNRLENDGATALAEAFGIIGTLEEVHMPQNGINHPGITALAQAFAINPLLKVINLNDNTFTEKGALAMAETLKALRQIEVINFGDCLVRSKGAVAIADAVKEGLHKLKELNLSFCEIKRDAALTVAEAIEDKAELEKLDLNGNCLGEEGCEQLQEILEGFNMAAVLGSLSDDEGEEEEDEEEEEDEDEEEEEEEEQQQLKEREQGEQESLTPKKIIDSQDSTPVPSPPVDVTTFLAFPSPEKLLRLGPKCSVLIAQQTDTSDVEKVVTTLLRISSVFKDEAPVKTAVHETTDALMRKAFTSATFNSDAFITSLLIHMGLLKTKPCS
- the RANGAP1 gene encoding ran GTPase-activating protein 1 isoform X1, whose amino-acid sequence is MASEDITKLAESLAKTKVGGGQLSFKGQSLKLNTAEDAEEVIKQIEEFDGLEALRLEGNTVGVEAAKVIAKALEKKSELKRCHWSDMFTGRLRSEIPPALISLGDALITAGAQLVELDLSDNAFGPDGVRGFEALLKSPTCYTLQELKLNNCGMGIGGGKILAAALKECHRKSSAQGKPLALKIFVAGRNRLENDGATALAEAFGIIGTLEEVHMPQNGINHPGITALAQAFAINPLLKVINLNDNTFTEKGALAMAETLKALRQIEVINFGDCLVRSKGAVAIADAVKEGLHKLKELNLSFCEIKRDAALTVAEAIEDKAELEKLDLNGNCLGEEGCEQLQEILEGFNMAAVLGSLSDDEGEEEEDEEEEEDEDEEEEEEEEQQQLKEREQGEQESLTPKKIIDSQDSTPVPSPPVDVTTFLAFPSPEKLLRLGPKCSVLIAQQTDTSDVEKVVTTLLRISSVFKDEAPVKTAVHETTDALMRKAFTSATFNSDAFITSLLIHMGLLKSEEKIKAVPSLYGILMTLNHMVQQDYFPKSLAPVLSAFVTKPNRALDSCSFARHMLLQTLHQL
- the RANGAP1 gene encoding ran GTPase-activating protein 1 isoform X2 gives rise to the protein MLVRCNSPVSSQILTNLLDSCWFFFWNISLAAEEVIKQIEEFDGLEALRLEGNTVGVEAAKVIAKALEKKSELKRCHWSDMFTGRLRSEIPPALISLGDALITAGAQLVELDLSDNAFGPDGVRGFEALLKSPTCYTLQELKLNNCGMGIGGGKILAAALKECHRKSSAQGKPLALKIFVAGRNRLENDGATALAEAFGIIGTLEEVHMPQNGINHPGITALAQAFAINPLLKVINLNDNTFTEKGALAMAETLKALRQIEVINFGDCLVRSKGAVAIADAVKEGLHKLKELNLSFCEIKRDAALTVAEAIEDKAELEKLDLNGNCLGEEGCEQLQEILEGFNMAAVLGSLSDDEGEEEEDEEEEEDEDEEEEEEEEQQQLKEREQGEQESLTPKKIIDSQDSTPVPSPPVDVTTFLAFPSPEKLLRLGPKCSVLIAQQTDTSDVEKVVTTLLRISSVFKDEAPVKTAVHETTDALMRKAFTSATFNSDAFITSLLIHMGLLKSEEKIKAVPSLYGILMTLNHMVQQDYFPKSLAPVLSAFVTKPNRALDSCSFARHMLLQTLHQL